The sequence tttaacaTATCTTTTATGTTCTTATttgaaatttattttatgtcaACAATTTGCAAccataaataaatgtaaaagattcttaaattaaatatatttttatttgaattttcatatatataaaaaaaaaatatatatatataaagtgcaaaaatgaaagtaagacatgcatggaattttttttattaggattttaaaattgtttaaatatataatttgaagTATGAAATTAGTTGtgaaatgtatatatatatatgtaattatgttttaaaatatttgtacAACTATATTTCAATCTTTAAAGTAATGTAGAAATGCATATTTTTGTCATTTATATGAGTTATGGCAAGTTGGTTCCTCGTATgtttgtgtatatatatatacatttacttatattgtttaattttgtttttttctttttaaattctGCTATGAAAATGCTTTTTATacgtatataatttttatactaGGAAAATTCTGTTTAtagtatttaattttttttttgtgcataatatgttaaatttaatatttcttttgatatgatataaatttcttaaaatttttttttttttttatatcataaattaatatatatatatatatatatatatttttttttttaacgtatttatgtataaaatataaagagaATCAAGTGTTTGaacgaaaaaataaaagataaattatttataaaaatattatatagtatatttgttatatattaaaatacattatattatacatatgcttatttatatttaaaaaaaaaaaaaaaaagaaaaacatttACATTATCTATAATTTCTTACGTTGTTATGTCAGAAGAAAAGGGAGCTTATTTGGTCTTTGACAATGCATCGAATGGGactttatttattgtatggaaaaaagaaaaagttgAAAATGCTTTAATGTTTATAAAACCAACAAAAGAGGTTCCAGAATTTAAATTCGTGAATagaaatggaaaaaatgaattaatcAGAAATTTACAGGTttggaaataaaataagacacgaaaaatataaataaaattatatatttctttttttttttttttgaaattataattatatatatatatatatatatatatgtctaactatattttcattttgaatttttcttgttttatattagtcggacaaaaaattattttattctggAATATGCCAATTTGTTAAAGAAgcaaaagatataaaaggaaaattaaCTTTATTACAACATTTTGATTCTTCTTTTCCTATAAAAGTggatttgtattttttaaaaggaaGCAaggtataaaatataaaattaaataaataaaacttattatatatatatatatatattataataatctccaaattttttttttttaaatatacctTTCATGTCAAaaatttttcatcttttatattttataggtCATGCCACTTAATACAGGAGAACCTTTTGTTGTTCAAGACATTGATGCTATGAGTGTTTTACCAAAAGGATCAAGTTCATTAAAAGTAAAAACGATGGCAAAGGATATGTTTGTTTCTAGAGGGAATACAGAAGGAGCTAGTATATCCTTTTAAATgcgcattttttttttttttttttttttttttttctttgtaataaatatatagatcataatattatacacacattatatatatgtaaatctTTTAATTAGTCTTATcaaaattttttgtttatatatatatatatatatatatatatatatatatatatatatatatgtatattatgtattttaaaAGTCCCATCacttttctatttttatacaatttcaattataataaattaaaaattcatATCAAGTTACAGTTCTATAAATTTTGCAAAATTCATAAAACCTTAAAACAtaattcattataattaattgttAATTATcaatctaaaaaaaaataaaaaaaaaaataaaaaggtaaCATAATCAAAGTTGAAAAAAGATGAATCACACAAAAAgctatttatatgattaataaaataaatttagtataaaatatattatatattcataatttcatttaaaaaaattttgaaaaatcTTGACAATATTCCTTTTATtatactataaaaaaaaaatttattttgaatttcaaaatatattcaaatgataatacaatcatattatatatatatatatataattattcattaagaaaaaagaagaaaaaaattgaatataCTAAAAGTAATATATGACAAGATAAAGTAcaaatttgtatatatatatatatatatgaatatatttatttttgcaAAGACATAGATTTagataattaaaaattttcatatatatatatatatatatatttat is a genomic window of Plasmodium falciparum 3D7 genome assembly, chromosome: 7 containing:
- a CDS encoding IMP1-like protein, putative, with the translated sequence MSEEKGAYLVFDNASNGTLFIVWKKEKVENALMFIKPTKEVPEFKFVNRNGKNELIRNLQSDKKLFYSGICQFVKEAKDIKGKLTLLQHFDSSFPIKVDLYFLKGSKVMPLNTGEPFVVQDIDAMSVLPKGSSSLKVKTMAKDMFVSRGNTEGASISF